The Sulfurospirillum halorespirans DSM 13726 genome has a window encoding:
- the murC gene encoding UDP-N-acetylmuramate--L-alanine ligase, protein MKKVHFVGIGGIGLSALAKYLKQEGYEITGSDVKASKITAGLEEMGIPVRIPHDPACITDQDLVVFSAVIKPDNIELARAREKGMTIMPRREALLFILKNRRVFSVCGAHGKSTTSAMLASMVEGSLVIGAESKQYGSNMYYKEGNNVIFEADESDASFLNSNPYIAIVTNAEPEHMEYYNYDYDRFYGAYRHFLESAKIRVINAEDPFLSTLTELEADRLYPSRDISGIETVMCDGEPFTSFVLKDLGRFEVWGIGAHMALDASLAILASLHEMDVETAREKLKNYKGIKKRFDLLTKHENFALIDDYGHHPTEIKATLESATQYAALIGLKKVTAIWQPHKYSRTIDNLQSFVNCFEGVDQLVILPVWRAGEKEVFIDFEKEFARYSPLFPPRVYRKDDSIEIFPCEANQHIFDEGLVISFGAGDITYQLRGAM, encoded by the coding sequence TTGAAAAAGGTTCATTTTGTAGGCATTGGTGGCATTGGGCTTTCAGCCTTAGCCAAATATTTAAAACAAGAGGGTTACGAAATTACGGGCTCCGATGTGAAAGCGAGTAAAATTACAGCAGGACTCGAAGAGATGGGCATTCCTGTGCGTATCCCACACGATCCTGCGTGCATAACCGATCAAGATTTGGTGGTGTTTTCTGCTGTGATAAAACCCGATAACATCGAGCTTGCACGCGCTCGTGAAAAGGGAATGACGATCATGCCACGTCGTGAGGCACTGCTGTTTATCTTAAAAAACAGACGTGTTTTTTCGGTTTGCGGAGCTCACGGTAAAAGTACGACGAGTGCGATGCTCGCTTCGATGGTGGAGGGCTCTTTGGTTATTGGTGCGGAGAGCAAGCAGTATGGCTCAAATATGTACTACAAAGAGGGCAACAATGTCATTTTTGAAGCCGATGAAAGCGATGCGAGCTTTTTAAATTCCAATCCCTACATTGCGATTGTGACCAACGCGGAACCGGAGCATATGGAGTATTATAACTACGATTATGACCGATTTTACGGGGCGTATCGACACTTTTTAGAGAGTGCGAAGATTCGGGTGATTAACGCGGAAGATCCTTTTTTAAGCACGCTTACTGAGCTTGAAGCCGATCGTCTCTATCCGAGTCGTGACATCAGCGGCATTGAGACCGTGATGTGTGATGGTGAACCTTTTACCTCCTTTGTACTCAAAGATTTGGGGCGTTTTGAAGTCTGGGGGATTGGTGCGCATATGGCACTCGATGCTTCATTGGCAATTCTAGCAAGTCTGCATGAGATGGATGTAGAAACGGCGCGTGAAAAACTTAAAAACTACAAAGGCATCAAAAAGCGTTTTGATCTTTTGACCAAGCATGAAAACTTTGCGTTGATTGATGATTATGGGCATCACCCCACCGAGATCAAAGCGACTTTGGAGTCTGCGACACAATACGCTGCACTCATTGGGCTTAAAAAAGTTACCGCCATTTGGCAACCGCATAAATATTCACGCACGATTGATAATTTGCAGAGTTTTGTCAACTGCTTTGAAGGGGTCGATCAGCTCGTGATTCTACCCGTGTGGCGTGCAGGGGAAAAAGAGGTTTTTATCGACTTTGAAAAAGAGTTTGCACGTTACTCTCCACTTTTCCCACCGCGCGTTTACCGAAAAGATGATAGTATAGAGATATTTCCTTGCGAAGCGAACCAACACATTTTTGATGAAGGGTTGGTCATTAGCTTTGGCGCAGGGGACATAACCTATCAACTCAGAGGAGCCATGTGA
- a CDS encoding succinyldiaminopimelate transaminase gives MHFEPYPFEKLTELLKDITPSHAHPAVTLTIGEPQFETPDFIQEALKQNVHLLKKYPKSSGEAYVNEAQRAFVKKRFGVELKSSELISVFGTKEVLFSFPQYLLHDKPNPVMAYPNPFYQIYEGAAIASRARVVHLNLTKENAFKPDINLPELKEADLIILNFPNNPTTSVLSLEELGEWVKFALKYDVVLLNDECYSELYVGEKPASLLEASLHVGNDKFRNVLVLNSISKRSSAPGLRSGFIAGDEKILSGYAKYRTYMGAAIPLPLQMASALAWNDMEHVELTRAQYAKNLSLAHDILGVPEVNATFYVWLPVKDDLSFTCKLYEQKNIKVLPGRFLGRGGIGENYVRIALVENSEKTEQILKEIKEVLSIS, from the coding sequence TTGCATTTTGAACCGTATCCCTTTGAGAAATTGACCGAATTATTGAAAGATATTACACCAAGTCACGCGCATCCAGCGGTAACATTGACCATTGGTGAGCCGCAGTTTGAGACGCCTGATTTTATTCAAGAAGCGCTCAAACAAAATGTGCATTTGCTCAAAAAATACCCCAAATCTTCGGGCGAAGCGTATGTCAATGAAGCACAGCGCGCGTTTGTGAAAAAGCGTTTTGGTGTGGAGCTTAAAAGTAGTGAGTTGATCTCCGTGTTTGGAACCAAAGAGGTGCTTTTTAGCTTTCCTCAGTACCTTCTGCACGATAAGCCAAATCCTGTTATGGCGTATCCAAACCCGTTTTATCAGATCTATGAAGGTGCGGCGATTGCGAGTCGTGCGCGCGTGGTGCATCTGAATCTCACCAAAGAGAATGCGTTTAAGCCTGACATTAATTTGCCTGAACTTAAAGAAGCCGATCTGATTATTCTCAACTTTCCCAACAACCCAACGACCTCGGTTTTAAGCCTTGAAGAGCTGGGCGAATGGGTAAAATTTGCTCTAAAATACGATGTTGTGCTGTTAAACGATGAGTGTTACAGCGAACTGTATGTGGGCGAAAAACCAGCCTCTTTGCTTGAAGCCTCTTTACATGTAGGCAATGATAAATTTAGAAATGTTTTGGTGCTAAACTCTATCTCCAAACGAAGCTCTGCGCCAGGACTTCGCTCAGGGTTTATCGCAGGTGATGAGAAAATCCTAAGTGGTTATGCAAAGTACCGCACCTACATGGGAGCGGCGATTCCATTGCCCCTTCAAATGGCTTCTGCGCTTGCATGGAACGATATGGAGCATGTGGAACTCACCCGTGCGCAATACGCGAAAAACCTCTCTTTGGCGCATGACATTTTAGGTGTGCCCGAAGTGAATGCAACATTTTACGTCTGGCTTCCTGTGAAGGATGATTTGAGCTTTACATGTAAACTGTATGAGCAAAAAAATATCAAAGTACTACCGGGGCGTTTTTTAGGACGTGGCGGCATCGGCGAGAATTATGTGCGCATTGCACTTGTGGAAAACAGCGAAAAAACAGAGCAGATATTAAAAGAGATCAAAGAGGTTCTCTCAATTTCGTAA